A stretch of Rutidosis leptorrhynchoides isolate AG116_Rl617_1_P2 unplaced genomic scaffold, CSIRO_AGI_Rlap_v1 contig598, whole genome shotgun sequence DNA encodes these proteins:
- the LOC139884745 gene encoding uncharacterized protein, which translates to MILFSLLLQIILVVLGHRLRSRSSAKGTIVWLTYLSADLVATTSLGLLMRSDKETFTELAAFWAPFLLLHLGGPDTITAYSLEDNQLWGRRLLDLGYQVTVTAYVFFKFRGSAITYLAIPMFVAAIIKYGERIWRLRSANDSKLTESLYHCNTVSKLDFLSFDDTASTLKDHATSVCRNFQARYIHISFTIIQFFKPLFMDLNIRLPEDFVLKRGFSSASEFCSSTLKLVDTELGFLYDEIYTKRPLLNTLAGVTLRGVSLLCSFSGLIAFSGLVAVDTTRKQYSTHDIWISFVLLIGAVLLEIYSIIAHCLSDWALLWATKSENFLSTLICKANAPKLTWNRGNVQASSMVKIPQYNFINSWVTFRQISFFKYKSNVGYVTKWWSSCWRSVPSLVLKDNLLMTWWCTTWKKIEWEKRIQTQLDKQFKYRQSGDVLQHKHDMEDFNLWKLFENRLRGESDEGIKEAMKRSVGIGDCIIILHLATDICYHVDAELHNFNNCDDYTTSKLLSDYMMYILMSESSMLVDKGNHEFLFSEISFNLYAMFRLSGQEIKIDNARTLSGKLLEYSCLHEYEGLRLPDIVKLARWLQQEWRVEDRWGLISEVWVETLVHVAMQCPGKEHLKCLGRGGDLVTSVSLLMMHYGLGSRIHLVPKDRMKLLSEHFYGWVMQIGHLSVLKSLLLSMAKKHVTHSFATRSFGRT; encoded by the coding sequence ATGATTCTATTCAGCCTACTTCTTCAGATAATTCTAGTCGTGCTTGGTCATCGATTGAGATCAAGAAGCTCAGCCAAAGGTACGATTGTTTGGTTGACATATTTATCAGCAGACTTGGTAGCAACCACTTCTCTTGGTTTGCTTATGAGAAGTGACAAGGAGACATTCACGGAGCTTGCCGCATTCTGGGCCCCTTTCCTTCTCTTACATCTCGGAGGCCCTGACACCATAACTGCATACTCCTTAGAAGACAATCAGTTGTGGGGGAGACGCTTATTAGACCTTGGTTACCAAGTTACAGTAACTGCTTATGTTTTCTTCAAGTTTCGAGGTAGTGCCATAACATACCTCGCCATTCCAATGTTCGTGGCTGCGATCATAAAGTATGGTGAAAGGATATGGCGTCTACGGTCGGCAAATGACTCAAAGCTAACGGAATCATTATATCATTGTAATACCGTAAGTAAGCTTGATTTCCTGTCCTTCGACGACACCGCATCAACTTTAAAAGATCATGCAACGAGTGTATGTCGTAATTTTCAAGCCAGGTATATTCATATTAGCTTTACAATAATCCAATTCTTCAAGCCGCTTTTTATGGACTTGAATATCAGGCTACCTGAGGATTTTGTGCTAAAAAGAGGATTCTCGAGCGCATCAGAATTTTGTTCGTCAACCTTGAAGCTGGTAGATACAGAGTTGGGATTCTTGTATGATGAAATCTACACAAAGAGGCCATTACTGAACACTCTTGCTGGTGTCACCCTTCGCGGAGTCAGCCTTTTGTGCTCCTTCTCTGGATTGATTGCCTTCTCAGGTTTGGTTGCTGTCGATACAACTCGAAAACAATATTCCACGCATGATATTTGGATTTCATTCGTGTTGTTGATAGGAGCGGTTTTGCTAGAGATTTATTCAATCATTGCGCATTGCCTCTCTGATTGGGCTTTATTGTGGGCTACAAAGTCCGAGAATTTCTTATCCACCCTCATATGTAAGGCTAATGCTCCCAAATTGACATGGAATAGAGGAAATGTTCAAGCCAGTTCAATGGTGAAAATTCCACAGTATAACTTCATAAATTCTTGGGTTACTTTTCGACAAATttcttttttcaagtataaatctaACGTCGGTTATGTGACAAAATGGTGGAGTTCGTGTTGGAGATCTGTTCCTTCTTTGGTGCTGAAAGATAATTTATTGATGACTTGGTGGTGTACAACTTGGAAGAAAATCGAGTGGGAGAAACGCATCCAGACCCAGTTAGACAAACAATTTAAATACAGGCAGAGTGGTGATGTTCTTCAACACAAGCACGACATGGAAGATTTCAACTTATGGAAGCTATTCGAAAACAGGTTGAGAGGTGAAAGTGATGAAGGTATAAAAGAGGCGATGAAGAGATCTGTAGGAATTGGCGATTGCATTATTATTTTGCATCTTGCAACTGACATTTGTTACCATGTCGATGCAGAgctgcacaatttcaacaactgtgATGATTACACAACAAGCAAGTTGTTATCGGATTACATGATGTACATTCTCATGTCAGAGTCATCTATGCTTGTGGACAAAGGAAATCACGAGTTTCTATTTTCAGAGATCTCCTTTAATCTGTATGCAATGTTTCGTCTTTCAGGCCAAGAGATCAAAATCGACAATGCAAGAACATTATCAGgcaaattactcgaatattcttgTCTCCATGAGTATGAGGGTTTAAGGTTGCCTGACATAGTGAAGCTGGCTCGTTGGTTACAACAAGAATGGAGAGTTGAAGACAGATGGGGTTTGATTAGTGAGGTTTGGGTCGAGACTTTAGTTCATGTTGCTATGCAGTGTCCTGGGAAAGAACACCTGAAATGTCTCGGTCGCGGTGGAGATTTGGTCACAAGTGTCTCCCTTCTCATGATGCATTACGGATTGGGTTCTAGAATTCATTTGGTGCCGAAAGACCGAATGAAACTGTTATCTGAGCATTTTTATGGATGGGTGATGCAAATAGGACATTTATCCGTTTTGAAGAGTCTTCTCCTTAGTATGGCGAAAAAACATGTAACCCACAGCTTTGCGACTAGGTCATTTGGAAGAACATAA